A stretch of Myxococcus hansupus DNA encodes these proteins:
- a CDS encoding aKG-HExxH-type peptide beta-hydroxylase — MHPIDVIRQLDHLLQNQEPFGNSSKVVLRVIERYKFALGVLAEADARLRELVPRVEALDTGTVDILFGDLLVRSQLETAISRLETAGPVGALSDTFPALLEEALASLEAGRGVAVARGAMERDFALGPARRTWVWDLPDAPSPLGVRLRDSIRTGFMPGAQSTVEIIRPTPSMVEGLERACALLHRLVPEMTVSVFDHLHSIAVAHIRGARGRMLTGSGGDGTPCMIFIDPDELENPWDTAGHILHEAIHLKLSDLIRTGAIVTDDDLVDLPWGRRTALSNSFFAYHAYAHMQVFRAAVEHLGPSCHAEFGAPSEYYAPAHAMSVVKNDVKPYSRAEERLAYLHSQLAGPLSLRVTPHGRALVAWLWDTVRPLVEGVVPEAAAPSAGVTAAVATGRAPSSVRYRQGRALSLRRSPASEVLFALHPASRRIVTLNLPAWLAFELCDGKTEQEVLSSYTSTLGLGTDRAWAQLAPTLKGLVSSGMIEQVEGGAS; from the coding sequence GTGCATCCGATTGATGTCATCCGGCAGCTCGACCACCTGCTTCAGAACCAGGAGCCGTTTGGCAACTCGTCGAAAGTCGTGTTGCGGGTCATCGAGCGGTACAAGTTCGCCCTGGGCGTCCTGGCGGAAGCGGACGCGCGCCTGCGTGAGCTGGTGCCCCGTGTCGAGGCGCTGGACACCGGGACGGTGGACATCCTCTTCGGCGACCTGTTGGTGCGCTCTCAGTTGGAGACGGCCATCAGCCGGCTGGAGACCGCGGGGCCCGTGGGGGCCTTGAGCGACACCTTTCCGGCGCTCCTGGAGGAGGCGCTCGCGTCGCTCGAGGCGGGGCGGGGTGTCGCCGTCGCGCGAGGGGCCATGGAGCGAGACTTCGCGCTGGGGCCCGCGCGGCGGACCTGGGTCTGGGACTTGCCCGACGCGCCGTCGCCGCTCGGGGTCCGGCTGCGCGATAGCATCCGCACCGGGTTCATGCCGGGGGCTCAGAGCACCGTCGAAATCATCCGGCCGACGCCGAGCATGGTGGAAGGGTTGGAGCGCGCGTGCGCGCTGTTGCACCGGCTGGTTCCGGAGATGACCGTCAGCGTCTTCGACCACCTGCATTCCATCGCGGTGGCCCACATTCGCGGCGCGCGCGGGCGGATGCTCACGGGGTCGGGCGGGGATGGCACGCCCTGCATGATCTTCATCGACCCGGACGAGCTGGAGAACCCCTGGGATACGGCAGGCCACATCCTGCATGAGGCGATTCACCTCAAGCTCTCCGACCTGATTCGCACGGGCGCCATCGTCACGGACGACGACCTGGTGGACCTGCCCTGGGGCCGGCGGACGGCGCTGTCGAACAGCTTCTTCGCCTACCACGCCTATGCGCACATGCAGGTGTTCCGTGCCGCGGTGGAGCACCTGGGGCCGTCCTGCCACGCCGAGTTTGGCGCGCCGAGCGAGTACTACGCCCCCGCTCACGCGATGTCGGTGGTGAAGAACGACGTGAAGCCCTACTCGCGGGCGGAGGAGCGGCTGGCGTATCTGCACTCGCAGCTCGCGGGGCCGCTGTCGCTTCGGGTCACGCCCCATGGGCGGGCGCTCGTCGCGTGGCTGTGGGACACGGTCCGGCCGCTGGTGGAGGGGGTCGTCCCGGAGGCCGCCGCGCCCAGCGCGGGCGTGACGGCGGCCGTGGCCACGGGCCGCGCGCCCTCGTCGGTGCGCTACCGCCAGGGCAGGGCGCTGTCCCTGCGCCGTTCACCGGCGTCGGAGGTGCTGTTCGCGCTGCACCCGGCTTCGCGGCGGATCGTCACGCTGAACCTGCCAGCCTGGCTCGCCTTCGAGCTGTGCGACGGAAAGACGGAGCAGGAGGTGCTCTCCTCGTACACATCGACGTTGGGGCTGGGGACCGACCGCGCCTGGGCGCAGTTGGCGCCCACCCTCAAGGGCCTGGTGTCGAGCGGGATGATTGAGCAGGTCGAGGGAGGCGCGTCGTGA
- a CDS encoding aKG-HExxH-type peptide beta-hydroxylase produces the protein MTSLSGTVQAADRALVKHPAFGDSPRIFARVLTRYRFGVELFAERLTSLAKAAARVETLSDTEARKVFFDPVVRMSFEQAFSDLEAGRLASPHPLEQVLPDALEALPLGLGESRMPSRILVGAEAPKWLWDVARPTDAYARTLHAAFDGVFGAKSKGGGTLLSPDASGQRKLNDSIELLSRLLPHSGASALTHVEAIALLSARIEGGTVLSAAGGDLTPSTIFLALEELGNPWDIAGCLLHEGLHMKLFDATRSTAVVAYPEETIQVPWRDIRWTIVRAVFSYHVYVHLALFKAATLTADRSLLERFGDPAAHASRAHAGSVVNNNAASQYGRSVDRARFLGEHLLTEWAHLLTPQGRDFVRWLHESLMPVDREIFRQAPAGDVRSEPSGGYRKVHGLRARPSKQGECLMVFSPASPRIQWLDLNAWLIFELSDGRSFSDMERAYLEVVGARVAPDEARRQLRSGLESLVRSTLVEPTQHQGDVA, from the coding sequence GTGACGAGCCTGTCGGGGACCGTCCAGGCCGCGGACCGGGCGTTGGTGAAGCACCCCGCGTTCGGGGATTCACCCCGGATCTTCGCCCGGGTGCTGACGCGCTACCGCTTCGGCGTGGAGTTGTTCGCCGAGCGGCTGACGTCACTCGCGAAGGCCGCCGCCCGGGTGGAGACCTTGAGCGACACGGAGGCGCGAAAGGTGTTCTTCGACCCGGTGGTCCGGATGTCGTTCGAACAGGCCTTCTCCGACCTGGAGGCGGGCCGCCTCGCTTCGCCGCACCCGCTGGAGCAGGTGCTCCCGGATGCGTTGGAGGCGCTGCCGCTGGGCCTGGGCGAGTCGCGGATGCCGTCTCGCATCCTGGTGGGGGCGGAGGCCCCGAAGTGGCTGTGGGACGTGGCGCGGCCAACGGACGCCTATGCCCGCACGTTGCATGCGGCCTTCGACGGCGTCTTCGGCGCGAAGTCCAAGGGCGGCGGCACGCTGCTCAGTCCGGATGCGTCCGGCCAGCGCAAGCTGAACGACTCCATCGAGCTGCTGTCCCGGCTGTTGCCGCACTCGGGCGCGAGCGCGTTGACGCACGTCGAGGCCATCGCGTTGCTCAGCGCCCGGATCGAGGGTGGCACCGTGCTGTCCGCCGCGGGTGGGGACCTGACGCCCTCCACCATCTTCCTGGCCCTGGAGGAGCTGGGGAATCCCTGGGACATCGCCGGCTGTCTGCTGCACGAAGGGCTTCACATGAAGCTCTTCGACGCCACGCGCTCGACGGCGGTGGTCGCCTATCCCGAGGAGACCATCCAGGTCCCATGGCGAGACATCCGCTGGACCATCGTGCGCGCTGTCTTCAGCTATCACGTGTATGTCCATCTCGCGCTGTTCAAGGCGGCGACGCTCACGGCGGACCGCTCCCTCCTGGAGCGGTTCGGTGACCCGGCGGCGCACGCGTCGCGCGCGCATGCGGGGTCGGTGGTGAACAACAACGCCGCGTCTCAGTATGGGCGCTCGGTGGACCGGGCCCGTTTCCTGGGCGAGCACCTGCTGACGGAGTGGGCGCACCTGCTCACGCCGCAGGGGCGTGACTTCGTCCGCTGGCTTCACGAATCCCTGATGCCCGTGGACCGTGAAATCTTTCGTCAGGCGCCCGCGGGGGATGTTCGGAGCGAGCCTTCGGGAGGATACCGGAAGGTCCACGGGCTGCGGGCGCGCCCCTCGAAGCAGGGCGAGTGCTTGATGGTGTTTTCACCCGCGTCGCCGCGCATCCAATGGCTCGACTTGAATGCCTGGCTGATTTTCGAGCTCAGCGACGGACGGAGTTTCTCGGACATGGAGCGGGCGTATCTCGAGGTTGTCGGCGCGAGAGTGGCCCCGGACGAAGCGCGCCGGCAGTTGCGTTCGGGGTTGGAGTCGTTGGTCCGCAGTACCCTGGTAGAGCCCACGCAGCACCAAGGAGACGTCGCATGA
- a CDS encoding NAD(P)/FAD-dependent oxidoreductase: protein MDTYDIVVAGNGALGLATARALTLQDPSLRIAVVGPTSRPACASAAAGAMLGCYGEVTAPLLRTGPGRAKHAKGVLAARMWPTWLERLNSELPADAQVSINAGTIVFSNAKSGTIEDENFDAILKAVREEDEPHEMLDPNHVPGLNPADDCRPKHAVFLPREGSVDASRLLRGLTLALSQSPKVTVVDGAVKALDVQGGRVTGVRLEDGRALGAAQVVLAMGVGTQAVLDELPDLARRIPRIFCGGGTSLLLEVPRTALQHVVRTPNRAFACGLHGMPRGGGQLYFGATNILSAKPMLRTSPADMYFLLECVLEQIDQDLCGAQLVAWQAGNRPVTVDACPLIGPTSVEGLWLLTGTYRDGLFLSPLLGQHLARRVCGQSGLIAEDFLPERKPISLYSLKEARAEALKHYVAMGWEHGIRLPKVGWHRSFPRFYQQLLDSLYDALGEEEFVMPPELLAIVESNRAVMVPFFRNYYAEVRKAWA, encoded by the coding sequence ATGGATACCTACGACATCGTGGTGGCTGGCAATGGCGCGTTGGGCCTTGCGACGGCGCGCGCCTTGACGTTGCAGGACCCCAGTCTGCGCATCGCCGTGGTGGGGCCCACGAGTCGGCCCGCGTGTGCGTCCGCCGCGGCGGGCGCGATGCTGGGTTGCTACGGCGAGGTGACCGCGCCCCTGCTGCGAACGGGCCCGGGCCGCGCGAAGCACGCGAAGGGGGTGCTGGCCGCCCGGATGTGGCCCACGTGGCTGGAGCGCCTCAACAGCGAGCTCCCCGCGGACGCGCAGGTGAGCATCAACGCGGGCACCATCGTCTTCAGCAACGCGAAGTCCGGGACGATTGAAGACGAGAACTTCGACGCCATCCTCAAGGCCGTGAGGGAGGAGGACGAGCCTCACGAGATGTTGGACCCGAACCACGTTCCCGGACTGAATCCCGCGGACGACTGCCGGCCGAAGCACGCGGTGTTCCTCCCGCGCGAAGGCTCGGTGGATGCCAGCCGCCTGCTGCGGGGGCTGACGCTGGCCCTGTCCCAGTCACCGAAGGTGACCGTCGTGGACGGCGCGGTGAAGGCCCTGGATGTCCAGGGCGGGCGGGTGACGGGCGTCCGGCTGGAGGACGGGCGCGCCTTGGGCGCCGCGCAGGTGGTGCTGGCCATGGGCGTGGGCACGCAGGCCGTGCTGGATGAGCTGCCGGACCTGGCGCGCCGCATCCCGCGCATCTTCTGCGGCGGAGGAACGTCGCTGCTGCTCGAGGTGCCCAGGACGGCGCTCCAGCACGTGGTGCGCACGCCGAACCGCGCCTTCGCGTGTGGGCTCCACGGCATGCCCCGCGGGGGCGGCCAGCTCTACTTCGGGGCGACGAACATCCTGTCGGCGAAGCCGATGCTGCGCACCTCACCGGCGGACATGTACTTCCTGCTCGAGTGCGTCCTAGAGCAGATTGACCAGGACCTCTGTGGGGCGCAGCTCGTCGCGTGGCAGGCGGGAAACCGGCCCGTCACGGTGGACGCGTGCCCGCTCATCGGGCCGACGTCCGTGGAGGGCCTGTGGCTGCTCACCGGGACGTACCGCGACGGCCTCTTCCTCTCCCCGCTCTTGGGGCAGCACCTGGCGCGGCGGGTGTGTGGCCAGAGCGGGCTCATCGCGGAGGACTTCCTGCCCGAGCGAAAGCCCATCTCCCTCTACTCGTTGAAGGAGGCGCGCGCCGAGGCGCTCAAGCACTACGTGGCCATGGGCTGGGAGCACGGCATCCGGCTGCCGAAGGTGGGCTGGCACCGCTCCTTCCCTCGCTTCTATCAGCAGCTCCTCGACTCGCTCTATGACGCGCTGGGGGAAGAGGAGTTCGTCATGCCTCCGGAGCTGTTGGCCATTGTCGAAAGCAACCGCGCGGTGATGGTGCCGTTCTTCCGCAACTACTACGCGGAGGTTCGCAAGGCCTGGGCGTAG
- a CDS encoding TetR/AcrR family transcriptional regulator translates to MPARNAPLSPRKRPVQRRSERTVETILTAAARVFAQRGYAGGTTNHIAARAGVSVGSLYEYFPNKDALLVALMERHLEESETLLSTTLSSVFPSDGTLPPLRLLVQALVDSAVRLHADSPRLHRVLFEEAPRPPRIKKRLEALEASLCEGVASLLSIHPEVRAPSPSVAAAMVVRTVESLTHRAVLDDLLTPELPREMTRMLCAYLTAEGPTD, encoded by the coding sequence ATGCCGGCACGCAACGCGCCACTCTCCCCTCGGAAGCGGCCCGTCCAACGCCGTTCCGAACGCACCGTGGAGACCATCCTCACGGCGGCTGCTCGGGTTTTCGCCCAGCGCGGCTATGCCGGAGGCACCACCAACCACATCGCCGCGCGCGCGGGTGTGTCCGTGGGGTCGCTCTACGAGTACTTCCCGAACAAGGACGCGCTGCTCGTCGCCCTCATGGAACGGCATCTGGAGGAGTCCGAGACGCTCCTCTCCACCACGCTCAGCTCCGTCTTCCCATCGGACGGCACGCTCCCACCCTTGAGGTTGCTGGTGCAGGCCCTGGTGGACTCCGCGGTGAGGCTGCATGCCGACAGTCCGCGGCTGCACCGCGTGCTGTTCGAAGAAGCCCCGCGGCCCCCACGCATCAAGAAGCGCTTGGAGGCGCTGGAAGCCTCGCTCTGCGAAGGCGTGGCGTCCCTGCTGAGCATCCACCCCGAAGTGCGGGCCCCCTCCCCTTCTGTGGCCGCGGCCATGGTGGTCCGGACCGTGGAGTCCCTCACGCACCGCGCCGTCCTGGATGACCTGCTCACCCCCGAGCTCCCGCGCGAGATGACGCGCATGCTGTGCGCGTACCTCACGGCGGAAGGCCCCACGGACTGA
- a CDS encoding CPBP family intramembrane glutamic endopeptidase, with protein sequence MNTVSLLLAYTSRLLPGGVLGAVLLWLLPRSRIELRLAVWVMLFILMRDLMTPLGLWQFGVEGGFWLRMSSDAGFLLLMGLSSAAMVWVMNASDPALAREVVWLRGGWGEALAWGGLGAGVVVLPVWFFSGGGSSAGEPGAVAPALLPVLAVFCLLGNFYEEVLFRGYFQGLLEPSLGLWRSAVLSGVLFAFCHAFLALTVTGAGVPLLLFTLWEGLLAGAARARSGVLASTLLHGGAIFLLASGLI encoded by the coding sequence TTGAACACGGTTTCGTTGCTCTTGGCCTACACGTCGCGACTGCTTCCAGGAGGCGTCCTGGGCGCGGTCCTCCTGTGGCTGCTTCCCCGCTCGCGCATCGAGTTGCGGCTCGCCGTGTGGGTGATGCTCTTCATCCTCATGCGGGACTTGATGACGCCGCTGGGGCTCTGGCAGTTCGGCGTGGAGGGCGGTTTCTGGCTGCGCATGTCGTCGGACGCGGGCTTCCTGCTCCTGATGGGCCTGTCCTCGGCCGCCATGGTCTGGGTGATGAACGCGAGCGACCCGGCCCTCGCGCGCGAGGTGGTCTGGCTGCGCGGCGGCTGGGGCGAGGCCCTGGCGTGGGGCGGCCTGGGGGCCGGGGTCGTGGTGCTCCCCGTGTGGTTCTTCTCGGGGGGTGGCTCATCCGCGGGTGAGCCGGGCGCCGTCGCTCCGGCCCTGCTCCCAGTGCTGGCGGTGTTCTGCCTGCTCGGCAACTTCTACGAGGAGGTGCTCTTCCGGGGCTACTTCCAGGGGCTGCTGGAGCCCTCGCTGGGGCTGTGGCGCTCCGCGGTGCTGTCCGGAGTGCTGTTCGCCTTCTGTCACGCGTTCCTCGCGCTCACGGTGACGGGGGCGGGGGTGCCCCTGTTGCTCTTCACGCTCTGGGAGGGCCTCCTCGCGGGGGCGGCCCGGGCGCGCTCCGGCGTGCTCGCTTCCACGCTGCTGCACGGTGGCGCCATCTTTCTCCTGGCCTCAGGGCTCATTTGA
- a CDS encoding cytochrome c peroxidase, whose amino-acid sequence MLHMRIIAGLTGVIALGGLAGCLDGSPGGDDSSEETTESQAAHLRRVAEGKRLFSEALPHTNGRTCATCHVLDDALALSPANVAARLATQPDDPLFHRLDADAPDAEVLTFENLKRGLVRVTLPLPANMDVIDAEGNVVTPADRNISVWRAVPSIADTAISGPFQFDGRAATLEEQAQVAITSHSEGGTVEPSVLRRIADFQRSEFTSGRAFFVAGLLDLGVPLDRIPTPEDFMWLSPQEQRGRDVYKRACEGCHGGAATNKMVHPVLHQQLAATGPVLKPDGNLVFRRDPVAGPVPLQAPRANSQFVNVGFSLFTYLGQLGQFPAYNASALLPRYRFRFYTDATRQQAVTELPPVPVTASGDPMDPTPALDANGLPIVGPTFFPQWFSTDPGRALITGNPEDFEAFDMPALRGIAKTAPYFHDNAFETLEEVVDAYSQLVLPALPALGLPPVQPSETPGGDLESLSPAEKKNLLRFLQRL is encoded by the coding sequence ATGCTTCACATGCGCATCATCGCGGGTCTGACCGGTGTCATCGCGCTGGGCGGACTCGCGGGTTGTTTGGACGGGTCGCCGGGAGGGGATGACTCCTCCGAGGAGACGACGGAGTCCCAGGCCGCGCACCTGCGGCGGGTCGCGGAGGGCAAGCGGCTCTTCAGCGAGGCGTTGCCGCACACCAACGGACGCACCTGCGCCACCTGCCATGTCTTGGATGACGCGCTGGCGCTGTCTCCGGCGAACGTCGCCGCGCGACTCGCCACGCAGCCGGACGACCCGCTCTTCCACCGGCTCGACGCGGACGCCCCCGACGCGGAGGTCCTCACCTTCGAGAACCTGAAGCGAGGCCTTGTCCGTGTCACCCTGCCGCTGCCGGCCAACATGGATGTCATTGATGCGGAGGGCAACGTCGTCACGCCAGCGGATCGGAACATCTCCGTCTGGCGGGCGGTGCCCAGCATCGCGGACACGGCCATCTCCGGGCCATTCCAGTTCGACGGCCGCGCGGCCACGCTGGAGGAACAGGCGCAGGTGGCCATCACCAGCCACAGTGAAGGTGGGACCGTGGAGCCCTCCGTCCTGCGGCGCATCGCCGACTTCCAGCGGAGTGAGTTCACCTCGGGCCGGGCCTTCTTCGTCGCGGGCTTGCTCGACCTGGGCGTGCCCCTGGACCGGATTCCGACGCCGGAGGACTTCATGTGGCTCAGTCCCCAGGAGCAGCGCGGCCGTGATGTCTACAAGCGCGCCTGCGAGGGCTGTCACGGTGGCGCCGCCACGAACAAGATGGTCCACCCGGTGCTCCACCAGCAGCTCGCCGCCACGGGGCCCGTGCTGAAGCCAGACGGCAACCTCGTTTTCAGGAGGGACCCCGTCGCGGGGCCCGTTCCGCTCCAGGCACCACGCGCGAACAGCCAGTTCGTCAACGTGGGCTTCAGCCTCTTCACGTACCTGGGACAATTGGGGCAGTTCCCCGCGTACAACGCTTCCGCGCTCTTGCCCCGCTACCGCTTCCGTTTCTACACGGACGCAACGCGCCAGCAGGCCGTGACGGAGCTGCCGCCTGTTCCCGTGACGGCCAGCGGCGACCCCATGGACCCGACGCCCGCGTTGGACGCCAACGGTCTGCCCATCGTTGGTCCCACCTTCTTTCCCCAGTGGTTCTCCACCGACCCCGGCCGCGCGCTCATCACCGGCAACCCCGAGGACTTCGAGGCCTTCGACATGCCGGCACTCCGCGGCATCGCGAAGACGGCGCCGTACTTCCACGACAATGCCTTTGAAACGCTGGAGGAGGTCGTGGACGCCTACAGCCAGCTCGTCCTGCCCGCGCTGCCCGCGTTGGGGCTGCCGCCCGTCCAGCCTTCAGAGACGCCGGGTGGAGACCTCGAGTCGCTTTCCCCAGCGGAAAAGAAGAACCTGCTGCGCTTTCTCCAGCGGCTCTGA
- the leuS gene encoding leucine--tRNA ligase has protein sequence MSTERPKYDPSSIEPKWQARWEQEKTFEARRHPGRPKAYILDMFPYPSGSGLHVGHPEGYTATDIVARYQRMRGVDVLHPMGWDSFGLPAEQHAIETGTHPAQTTAKNIATFKRQLKSLGFSYDWSRELATTDEDYVRWTQWIFLKLFDRGLAYQAELPVNWCPVLGTVLANEEVIDGKSERGGHPVIRLPLRQWTLRITAYADRLAQELQGLDWPETKEKQVHWIGRSEGAEVDFALEGRDEKLRIFTTRPDTLFGATYMVIAPEHPLLESLTTPEHRQKVLAYRDAVVSKSDMDRTALTKTKTGEFTGAHALHPLTGARLPIWVADFVLGSYGTGAIMSVPAHDERDFEFARAFGLPVVEVVSPDGQLHDTAAWTEAVTADGVAVRSGFLDGQRTPEAKAAMIAHLEAKTLGTRRVQYRLRDWVFSRQRYWGEPIPVYFPVELHAGSTDPRQHPHTVRYDRPIAVPESELPVRLPELEDFKPSDDPAGPLSRALDWRFFQKDGQWFARETNTMPQWAGSCWYYLRFIDPHNTQAAFSKEAYDAWMPVDLYVGGSEHAVLHLLYARFWHKVLFDCGVVSHPEPFGKLVHQGMILGENNEKMSKSRGNVVNPDEVVQRHGADALRVYEMFMGPLEAVKPWQTQGVTGVRRFLDRAWNTLAFVKEEPGSDGLTLDEETLRLLHKTIKKVGEDIDSLRLNTAVSALMILTNRLAEIPRVSLEAARTFALLLSPFAPHLAEELWQRLGGTQTLAYEPWPSYDPALTVDDVVEMGVQVNGKLRSKVKLRRDATEADVRAAIAEDPNVLAHTQGKTEKKFVYVPGRIINLVVG, from the coding sequence ATGTCCACCGAGCGTCCCAAGTACGACCCATCGTCCATCGAGCCCAAATGGCAGGCCCGATGGGAGCAGGAGAAGACCTTCGAGGCCCGCCGTCACCCGGGCCGGCCCAAGGCCTACATCCTCGACATGTTCCCCTACCCGTCCGGCTCGGGGCTCCACGTGGGCCACCCGGAGGGCTACACCGCCACCGACATCGTCGCCCGCTACCAGCGCATGCGCGGCGTGGATGTGCTCCACCCCATGGGCTGGGACTCGTTCGGGCTCCCCGCCGAACAGCACGCCATCGAGACGGGCACCCACCCCGCCCAGACGACCGCGAAGAACATCGCCACCTTCAAGCGGCAGCTCAAGTCGCTCGGCTTCTCGTATGACTGGTCGCGCGAGCTGGCCACCACCGACGAGGACTACGTCCGCTGGACGCAGTGGATCTTCCTCAAGCTCTTCGACCGCGGCCTCGCCTACCAGGCCGAGCTGCCGGTGAACTGGTGCCCTGTCCTCGGCACCGTGCTCGCCAACGAAGAGGTCATCGACGGAAAGAGCGAGCGCGGTGGACACCCCGTGATTCGCCTCCCGCTGCGTCAGTGGACGCTGCGCATCACCGCCTACGCGGACCGCCTGGCGCAGGAGCTCCAGGGGCTCGACTGGCCGGAGACGAAGGAGAAGCAGGTCCACTGGATTGGCCGCAGCGAAGGCGCCGAGGTGGACTTCGCGCTGGAGGGCCGCGACGAGAAGCTCCGCATCTTCACCACGCGCCCGGACACCCTCTTCGGCGCCACGTACATGGTCATCGCGCCCGAGCACCCGCTGCTCGAGTCGCTCACCACCCCGGAGCACCGGCAGAAGGTGCTCGCCTACCGGGACGCGGTGGTCAGCAAGAGCGACATGGACCGCACGGCCCTCACCAAGACGAAGACAGGTGAGTTCACGGGCGCCCACGCGCTTCATCCCCTCACCGGGGCGCGGCTGCCCATCTGGGTGGCGGACTTCGTGCTGGGCTCCTACGGCACCGGCGCCATCATGAGCGTGCCCGCGCACGACGAGCGCGACTTCGAATTCGCCCGCGCCTTCGGGCTGCCCGTGGTCGAGGTCGTCTCACCCGACGGCCAGCTCCACGACACCGCCGCCTGGACCGAGGCCGTCACCGCGGACGGCGTCGCGGTCCGCTCGGGGTTCCTCGACGGCCAGCGCACGCCCGAAGCCAAGGCCGCGATGATTGCCCACCTGGAGGCGAAGACGCTGGGCACGCGCCGGGTGCAGTACCGGCTGCGCGACTGGGTCTTCTCCCGCCAGCGCTACTGGGGCGAGCCCATCCCCGTGTACTTCCCCGTCGAGTTGCACGCCGGCTCCACGGACCCGCGCCAACACCCGCACACGGTGCGCTATGACCGGCCCATCGCCGTGCCGGAGAGCGAGCTGCCCGTGCGGCTGCCCGAGCTCGAGGACTTCAAGCCCTCGGACGACCCGGCGGGGCCGCTGTCCCGTGCGCTCGACTGGCGCTTCTTCCAGAAGGACGGCCAGTGGTTCGCGCGTGAGACCAACACCATGCCGCAGTGGGCGGGCTCGTGCTGGTACTACCTGCGCTTCATCGACCCGCACAACACCCAGGCCGCCTTCTCGAAGGAGGCGTACGACGCCTGGATGCCCGTGGACCTGTACGTCGGCGGCTCCGAGCACGCGGTGCTCCACCTGCTCTACGCCCGCTTCTGGCACAAGGTCCTCTTCGACTGCGGCGTCGTCTCGCATCCCGAGCCCTTCGGCAAGCTGGTCCACCAGGGGATGATTCTCGGCGAGAACAACGAGAAGATGTCCAAGTCGCGCGGCAACGTCGTCAACCCCGACGAGGTCGTCCAACGCCACGGCGCCGACGCGCTGCGTGTCTATGAGATGTTCATGGGCCCGCTCGAGGCCGTGAAGCCCTGGCAGACCCAGGGCGTCACCGGCGTCCGCCGCTTCCTCGACCGCGCGTGGAACACGCTGGCGTTCGTGAAGGAGGAGCCCGGCTCCGACGGGCTCACGCTCGACGAGGAGACGCTCCGCCTGCTGCACAAGACCATCAAGAAGGTGGGCGAGGACATCGACTCGCTGCGGCTCAACACCGCCGTCAGCGCGCTGATGATTCTCACCAACCGGCTCGCGGAGATTCCTCGCGTCTCGCTGGAGGCGGCCCGGACCTTCGCGCTGCTGCTGTCGCCCTTCGCGCCCCACCTGGCCGAGGAGCTGTGGCAGCGGCTGGGTGGCACGCAGACGCTGGCCTACGAGCCCTGGCCTTCCTACGACCCCGCCCTCACCGTGGACGATGTCGTCGAGATGGGCGTCCAGGTGAACGGGAAGCTGCGGAGCAAGGTGAAGCTGCGCCGCGACGCCACCGAGGCCGATGTCCGCGCCGCCATCGCGGAGGACCCCAACGTCCTGGCGCATACCCAGGGCAAGACGGAGAAGAAGTTCGTCTACGTCCCGGGCCGCATCATCAACCTGGTCGTCGGCTGA
- a CDS encoding TetR/AcrR family transcriptional regulator gives MRRATSRAPAPSPLRSIDDIRQSHRGPGLSAEDWADAALWSLANGVETLSVERLARSLGVTKGGFYWHYKDRADVLQAALSRWEELATTRVIQRLEALSEPREQLRQLLSMTFEQGAHGKIEVALVAGLHRTLASNPSSRGCRGDASITSRSCTRRWGCR, from the coding sequence ATGAGACGCGCTACTTCCCGAGCCCCGGCCCCTTCTCCCCTGAGGAGTATCGATGACATCCGCCAGTCCCATCGGGGGCCCGGGTTGTCGGCGGAGGACTGGGCGGATGCCGCGCTGTGGAGCCTGGCGAACGGCGTGGAGACGCTGTCCGTGGAGCGGCTGGCACGAAGCCTGGGGGTGACGAAGGGCGGCTTCTACTGGCACTACAAGGACCGGGCGGACGTCCTCCAGGCCGCGCTCTCACGGTGGGAAGAGCTGGCGACCACGCGGGTCATCCAACGGCTGGAGGCGCTATCGGAGCCCCGGGAACAGCTCCGCCAACTGCTGTCGATGACCTTCGAACAGGGCGCGCACGGCAAGATTGAGGTCGCCCTCGTCGCGGGGCTTCATCGGACCCTCGCATCCAACCCGTCCTCGCGCGGGTGTCGCGGCGACGCATCGATTACGTCACGAAGCTGTACAAGGCGCTGGGGTTGCCGGTGA
- a CDS encoding DUF2867 domain-containing protein, with the protein MRVTKGALPRVIAALREVVGVVLFKTRVFVQSRQPRVLPAVLRPFAQGADHVDVKTVESRATLREFLAGLMSYQPAWVTALYGVRAVFVRLLGMRQQGVPRQVLFRPEDIPMTPGREAGFFTVRHAEEEHVWVVAAADTHLEATLAVVMEPTSGPFRRFHVVTLVHYRNWAGPVYFNVIRPFHHLVVERMARSGARVA; encoded by the coding sequence ATGCGAGTGACGAAGGGGGCGCTGCCGAGGGTCATCGCGGCACTTCGCGAAGTCGTGGGTGTCGTGCTCTTCAAGACGCGTGTCTTCGTCCAGTCGCGGCAGCCCCGCGTGCTACCGGCCGTGCTGCGTCCCTTCGCGCAGGGCGCGGACCACGTGGACGTGAAGACCGTGGAGTCCCGGGCCACGCTGCGCGAGTTCCTCGCGGGCCTCATGTCGTACCAGCCCGCGTGGGTGACGGCGCTGTACGGGGTCAGGGCCGTGTTCGTGCGGTTGCTCGGCATGCGGCAGCAGGGCGTGCCTCGGCAGGTGCTGTTTCGGCCAGAAGACATCCCGATGACGCCGGGCCGCGAGGCCGGTTTCTTCACCGTGCGCCATGCCGAGGAGGAACACGTGTGGGTTGTCGCCGCCGCGGACACGCACCTGGAGGCCACGCTGGCGGTGGTGATGGAGCCCACGAGCGGCCCCTTCCGACGCTTCCACGTGGTGACGTTGGTGCACTATCGGAACTGGGCGGGGCCGGTGTACTTCAATGTCATCCGGCCCTTTCACCACCTCGTCGTCGAGCGCATGGCCCGCAGCGGGGCGCGCGTCGCGTGA